From Juglans regia cultivar Chandler chromosome 9, Walnut 2.0, whole genome shotgun sequence:
TCCTCAAAGCCACAATATCAGCCATCATCTGGTCTAGTTTGGCCTTATACATTTCCGCGTCACTCTTATTTCGTTCATTTTCCTCCGCTAGATGCATAAAGCTTTGTTCTTCTTCATTGAAGGAGAGGGGTCAGAAATGACCATGTGCCCCATCCCCTGTGCGTACCCTGATTTGAACCCTAACACGTCTTTGAAAATGTTAGCAGCCGCTTCATCATAGTCCTCCTCGGGATCTTTTTCATTCAATCTCTTCACCATGATATTCTGAAAATAATtcgaaagaaaatcaaataccCTGTTAATTTTGATCTACTTTATAGTCTAACACAAGTTATTGCAAACACAAGTATTTCCCATATAATTGTGTTTAGTTGTGACATTCAAGAATTTCCCCTTCCGTGCTGACCAATGTGTTTGTTTATAGAAATCGACCATATTTGGTGTTGTCTCCCTCTGACACacatcattaaccatatatgtTAATATTCAAGTCTCTTCGTATATATAATACTCACTAAATACATCATAAAAGACACAAACCTTCTCTTCCAAAATCCTTACAAAGGATTTCCTCCCGCCGGTATGATTCACCTTTAGTTTTTGCCTATTTGACATGTTCCTTCGTGACTTTTCCTGCATTTTTTACCCagaaaaatgtataaacatttttcaCATTTGCTGCTGTAATTTAATGCAGTAGcagtatatatatctatacatatatatatatatatatgaataaatgtatatcACAGCTAAcacaaatcccaaaaaaaatatgacaatcatGGATAGCCATACTTGAAGCTGAAATTTAAGGCATATATTCCTTGAATGTCTTGCTTGCCCACCTCTCACAAAGCAACTCCCAAACAAGTTTCTCCACCATGGGTGTCCCACCACGCATGGCCTCCTCATGCGATCCATATTTTTGGTAGATTTTGTGCAGTTCATACTGATATGCATTATACTTGTCGGACAAATGCAACACAACCATTTCCCGATGGTTGTCTTTAACCCAATTCAATACAAAATCAGCCTGCAAGTTTAGTTTTGATTGTTGTTACATATTTTCAGCAAACTCACTATAAGCGAAATTATTCAACAACTACATTTTAATTGGTTACTATAAAATAACTCTCCTACCCTAACCCGATCAACCAGCTCTTGTTTCTCCTCCTCAGGAACGTAACTCCAACTTTCATGCCTCATGTCAGCATATACTTTAACGATCCATGTAACTCGACCAGTGAAGATGGAGGCATTCTCGCACGAAGGACCCCGATGGCCATCCTTTATATCCAAAAGAACCTTACCCACCTTCCGGAGGCGTTCAAATAGTGTGCCCCGCACAGTCCCTCGACCCTGTTTCTGAATAGGTGGATCTATATCTCGAAAATGTATGGAGTTAaatcaagaattaaaataaaggtGAATACAAGACAAAATAAATTCTCCAATTTAACTCCTTTATGAATTGATCACAAAAGATGCATAAGTTATGAGTACTATGAAAGGCTTACCTGTATTAATATTCCCCTCTCCACCCTATGCTACTTCCATGCACTCTTGTACGCCTACACCTCCTACTGCCTGAGTTGATTCATTTGGGTCCACCTCGTCTTGTAAATTATTTCCCGGAGGCAAGGCTTCTAAATTTGGAGTGCTACATATGATTGGTCTTGAGTGTCggtgtgacgcccgcaaattccgcttgggatcggacagacatttgaagcgtcgagacatgcaacacaaggttacctgcccccgttcatgacatataagatgcaatattcctaacatgcatctagcattatgcaatattcgcagcggataatttttttttagcaatactatgcaccaaaccgaaatatcccaaatacttaaaacatacttcatacataatgacatactaaacaactgagatcacaatattaatccatatggttgtgatcaaaagagtgatggagattgaactctacaaatacaagtagtaatctgaggtaactactgtattaacacctacatcgcatcgtcgcttagtcgaccatttccagttggtcgattcccgattctccttcagatcctgtaacaaaatctaccattcggggggaatggtagttgggactaccacagtgagatttgattacaaatctcagcaagttaacaggaaacttccacacaggttaatgatgcatgcatggcagtaaaagcatgaatgcataatcaaatcgtaagtaatcatagcataacttgacatacaacataacataactggcataacttaaactgaaactgaagcttagcatgaacgtgacttgaaacataacatggacttgaaacataacatgaacgtgaacatgcataatttgaacatgaacttgagcatgacataacataaatgtgaacttggaacataacgtaacatgaacttggaacatattcttgtctcatgggattaccatgattgcatgaacgtaaacttgaacataacataacgtgaaacatgacttgaacttggaatcttattcaatagtcttaatcattaacatgaccatatgggtgctacacaggtccccttgagccgtgtgtccctgccgattaccgcatcacatcacaggtgtctataccagctgtgagtgcgttaatatgtactccacagttgttgtggccccacgtattctacgtgtcacaattgctgtgtctcacgtagtgtatgctccacagttgttgtggccccatacttcatgctccacagtcgttgtggccccatgacttatctgtttgtgccacacttgctgtggacacacataacataatgtgtggcaccatcggcgttagtgcctggcgcgctccggtgaccagctaattaggccccattcgcaacctgttgactgtacttcgtcaacccagcgaatttcacacctatttagacactccagcgtgaacaaaggagttccactaggatattaccccatcccagcgcttagggtcgtgattgacatgaatgacttaactggcagacatgacatttcgtaacgtgacgtaacatgaacgtgatataaaagatagaaatcttgacgtaacataacgtgacatgaacgtaggacaaTAGACATGatatacttcgagacataaatgtaacagagaacatttcataacatgtcatacatgtaacatgcaacatttcgtaacatggcatatcatataactgacaacatttcttaacatggcgtaacatgtgacaatgaatattacaagACAAGagatacatgtaacagatggcatacttaacttaacattaCATAATTGCAacgtatagcatgtatagcaatacgtgacagaatatcttgtgtaacagatgaataattcatgacagaataaattctgtgtaacagataaatatgtaatgacttggcatggcacatatgataacatgcatacatacaatttagttcccttacttatcacacatacacattaaattgatagtaagttaaaagctaacttacctcgatcttcgtgcttcgagacaaaactcaagtgcgataacgggaaactgaaaatagtgatttctaaaaattagaacttaatcactaacaattaggaatatggaaaaatatcaacttagagtaaaattaccattttaccctctacatgtgggaaaatgaccattttacccctaacttaaggattttgcatcctaactccaaaaatcaccaaaatttacataccttatgtaaattttgtcctaactcaaatatcaattcagaaaaatttaaaactaaacacaaccatcaaaactctatatggccgaaacttacaaggctatttcctttgctttttgttgtaattctttcaaatctcaaaactcatgattaaaccaaaatttttcttctactacactcataacatattcttaagaataatcatgttttgaatcatgaacaaaagtcatcaaaatcactaaaaccatacttgaactttttggtttctcttctaagttcaaaacagaattttgtttctaacttgttttgatcaacctcttgatccatgacttataaagaagtgatcttcaaaccaaaacatcacatggttcaaaaaggtgtcctaaaacagatccaagcttcaaactcaagatcacatgggtaaacatcaaccaaaacatcaatttagccaagaacatcatcactttggcctaaccgaatatctccttccataaaatttcatatgttcgaaactaacatcaaatatcttcaaaataacattctaacatgtatataagatgcttaggatcttccaataaaaatatcaaagccattggaataagattaaaccataaaagatttaaactttctcaaaacagaaactgtttttcctcttccagtttctaagtttctagacctaagaaaatatttcaccaaaacttttaatcatgcaacaaatcctcaaccaataatcatatacacatgttaacagtactccataaaaatttcggaccaagatctattcattagcttggtcaaaaactccaaaatataacacactctccagtttatcgcccagaataacctttctggggtctaaacaactttttaccaatcaaatgatctccaaatggaacaaataagatatccacgtaaactagactccaaaagaaacaactttcatgaaggaaacattgcgaggaaacacttacaaaagcttcgaaacaggcattcaaaagaggtacgaaaaactgtccgagagtgtcttttgtgttctatgaaggaaaagtgtaaaggagagctgcttttcgtgggaagtggactgaagagcttcttacacaagctatgtaaagtgataggactgaatgaatggttgagtgttggccttttcttctcataaaaatcagaccaagatcttttctcaaggtggagtgtaagagtgaatgagtgaggtggccctttagcttgtctttcaagaaccttctaggctcttcttgtacagatctggccagccaagtgggggtacaaaacttagccatgaagcaatcctatggtgaccaaattcgtgggccttaatgggcctaaaccgaatgggcctaaaatttggggtttaaagagggtttgggttgctatcaagcccaaatccaatatcacttggcccaatcaatttttcaaggttaacaaggttggataatgatgttctaacacaaatttgaaggattaatagcatgtggaagtgatttaatcaagtgattaaacacaatgctagaaatcggattagaaaatgtttagaggccaactttagggttttggggaaaccgtttagggtttcgatttcaaccatgcttttgggctttcgattggattcccaccatttagaatttcactaggattgaaaacctctttgatctggcacaatttggttgagcagatgaaacaaagttttgcttaagcgacatgatctcacaccttaattccttcaaatccaacaaacgttccttatggtgccaagtgtctaaaattattcactaagtgtggctaagatcttgccaagtgtccaaataaaacttctctaatccaatttggacattccacactgtgatttcgaaacactgcaattggtgcgcttaccgaggttactattcacttcgaaaaagtgaatcataaacttagtactaaaaattcctaaatattcatattaaccttatagtgaaaatattttaccgaaatttaacctcgaagtgcccctaaaaataatttcacaatttccaacagacgtttcgtccggaattatgaaaataggatattgtgccataaaatcctaaataatccactgagtgtaatggcgtagaccataatgcattctgacacttctaaccacctcaaataaataaaactcatatttctagcagcatagtgagtgataacactgactatgttgacagactaaaacctatgcaataggtcgattcgtaaaaacttatgggattttcacgagattcctaaagtcaatagaaattccgccaatgaatttctagcgggctgttacatcctcccctcctaaaaaaaagatttcgtcctcgaaatcgacgtaagtacaaacataaaatacgctcaaaagaaaaagttgcttaccaacttattgcccatcactggatgcctcatcacgcccaaggggcaggtctcgttcttcttgaaATAACGCCTCcttctcgtagtcaacactattcttatctataaccatcacatggttatacaaaaagactatcactataacattaaggcataacaatcccaaagattactgcctaaacttaatgacttctagactTTTTAGGTTACTGActccttgcttaaaagaaatcactattctcttcactattcaatgaattatccacaacgtgtatatatatctaccattcttaactctttctctctcaaatcatatcaatttgtactggagtccttccacaaggtaggtcaaatcgtaccagcatactctctaaatctaaaacttcaagtattcatgcagttcaatttggaagaatttaatccatacacaactgaattcacattctctatttcctcaaggaattatatctgcctaggactagcttactccttcataatcaccacgaatcgttcctcctcctaggtggtaccttgataaacgatcagctattaacctcaactcaagagtttctctcttatgattaacatagctcttctatccatcatgagttgcctcttattctgactcaaatccaaagaatttgttcttactgctcacgtaaatccttaagacaagcttttactccccatataaaagtctccaatataagggcaatctaggtttccacaaacacggtgcttcgccagaaaccatttattcgcgattggataaaactattatcataagtgaatcctactaaggccaaagcttctcccacacactgtactcttccgaacacaaatttcattgtaacattcgaatcaaaacaaactccaaatacttgggatactaattcatcaaccttgaatatccttcctcgtactactaaaaggtattccatatctacactggtatgaatagaaatactcttaatgaaaaatgttactcttaccacctggtaacaattcaGAGTACGAACTAAACgtacaataccacaatcactaaaaatagggcctcgcttgaatcaaactgcgtacaagttataaacctcaatgatttaacttacccaaagtatcaataatgcactagtaccatcaattgtaatctaatcaaccttaga
This genomic window contains:
- the LOC109003056 gene encoding uncharacterized protein LOC109003056; translation: MHISMNCTKSTKNMDRMRRPCVVGHPWWRNLFGSCFVRGGQARHSRNICLKFQLQEKSRRNMSNRQKLKVNHTGGRKSFVRILEEKNIMVKRLNEKDPEEDYDEAAANIFKDVLGFKSGYAQGMGHMVISDPSPSMKKNKALCI